The Urbifossiella limnaea nucleotide sequence CGGTCATCGGCTCGGGCGTGTTCAAGAAGGCCCGCAACGTCGCCGAGAACGTCCCCGAGACCGGCCTCGCACTCAGCGTGTGGGTGCTCGGCGGCGTCCTCGCGCTGCTGGGGGCGCTCGCCTACGCCGAGGTGGCGACGCTGTTCCCGCGGGCCGGGGGCAACTACGTGTTCCTGCGGGAGGCCTACGGCCGCATGGCCGGGTTCCTGTGGGGCTGGGTCGAGTTCTGGATCATCCGCACCGGCTCGATCGCCGCCCTGGCGACGATGTTCACCGAGTCCTTCCACGACGTGCTGCGGCAGGCGCTGTACCCGGGCCAGTCGGTCGAGGTGCTGGCGTTCTGGCCGCGGCAGGCGCTCACCGTGCTGGTCATTGCCGCGCTCGCGGCTCTGAACGCCCGCGGCACGATTCTCGGCGGCCGGCTGCAAGTCGTCGTCACGACCGTGAAGGTGGGTTCGCTTCTGCTGATCGTCACGCTGCCGTTCGCGGTGCTGGCGCTCGTCAGCGAGCCGAGCCACCCGCCGCGGGCGGAGTACCTCTCGCCGCCGTGGCCGGGGTCGTTCGGCGGCGTGAACTGGAGCCTCTACGGTGCGGCGCTCGTGGGCGTGCTGTGGGCGTACCACGGGTGGATGAACATCGCCCCGGTCGCCGAGGAGGTGACCGACCCGCAGCGGAACATCCCGCGCGCCCTGCTCGGCGGCGTGCTGCTGCTCGTGGCGCTGTACTGCGGCGCGAACCTGGCGTACTACCTCGTCATCCCCCGCGAGGAGATGCGCGAGCTGCGGAACACGACGGTCGCGACCGAGTTCTGCCTGCGGCTGCTCGGGCCCGTCGGTAGCCTGCTGGCGTCGGGGATCGTGATGACCTCCGTGTTCGGCTCGCTGAACGGCAACCTGCTCGTCGGCCCGCGGCTGCTGTTCGCCATGGGCAAAGACCGGCTTGCGCCGGCGGCGCTGCAGCGGCTCCACCCGTCGTTCGGCACGCCAGCGCTGGCCATCGGCGTACTCGCCGGGTGGTCGTGCCTCACGGTGCTGGGCGTCGGCGCGCTGACGCAGTACCGCCTGCCCGTCGTCCTCGGCCTCGACCTCAACCTGCCGGCGAACAAGGCGCCGTTCGACGTGGTGACCGACTTCGCCATGTTCGGCGCGGTCGCGTTCGAGACGCTGGCGGTTGCGTCGATTTTCGTCTTCCGCTACCGCTTACCGACAGCCGACCGGCCGTACCGCTGCTGGGGATACCCTGTGGTGCCGGCCGTCTACTGCCTCCTGATGGCGGCGGTGCTGGCGAACATGTTCATGACCCCCGAGCAACGGAGCGAGGCGCGGATCGGCCTCGGCTTCATGGGGGTCGGCGTCGGCGTCTACCTGTTGGCCTACCGGTGGCGCGGGGAATGACCACACTCGCCGCGGACGGCTTCGTGTTGCTCCCGGCCGTGTTCGACGCCGCGGCTGTTGCCGACGTCCGCGCCGCCTGTGACACCGCGTTGTCACGTCACGCCGGTGACCCCGCGATCCTGGCCGACCCGACCGGGGCCGTGAGCGGGGCCCGCGACCTGTTCCGCCTCTGGCCCGGCGCCGCCGAACTGGCCCGAGCTCCGGCGCTGCGGGACGCGCTGATCGCGGCGCTGGGTGCGGGTGCCGGCGTCGTGCGTGGGTTGTACTTCGACAAGCCGCCGGGCCACGGGTGGGCGCTGCCGTGGCACAAAGACTACACCGTGGCCGTACGGGCGCACGGCCCACTCGGCCGATTCCGGAAGCCGACCACGAAGGCCGGCATCCCGCACCTCGAAGCACCGACGGAGTTGCTGTCGCGGATGCTGACGGCGCGAGTCCACCTCGACGACATGACCGACGAGAACGGCCCGCTGCGAGTCGTCCCCGGTTCGCACCGCTTCGACCGCACCGCCGCCGACGAGCCGCGGCCGCCGGTCGTCGTGCACTGCCGGGCCGGCGACGTGCTGTTGATGCGGCCGTTGCTGACGCACGCCAGCGGCCACGCCGACGCGGCGACAGCACGGCACCGGCGGATCGTTCACCTGGAGTGCGCCCCCGCGGGGGCGCTGGAAGACGGGTAC carries:
- a CDS encoding APC family permease, with protein sequence MHTPQLARVLGPWMAAAIVVGTVIGSGVFKKARNVAENVPETGLALSVWVLGGVLALLGALAYAEVATLFPRAGGNYVFLREAYGRMAGFLWGWVEFWIIRTGSIAALATMFTESFHDVLRQALYPGQSVEVLAFWPRQALTVLVIAALAALNARGTILGGRLQVVVTTVKVGSLLLIVTLPFAVLALVSEPSHPPRAEYLSPPWPGSFGGVNWSLYGAALVGVLWAYHGWMNIAPVAEEVTDPQRNIPRALLGGVLLLVALYCGANLAYYLVIPREEMRELRNTTVATEFCLRLLGPVGSLLASGIVMTSVFGSLNGNLLVGPRLLFAMGKDRLAPAALQRLHPSFGTPALAIGVLAGWSCLTVLGVGALTQYRLPVVLGLDLNLPANKAPFDVVTDFAMFGAVAFETLAVASIFVFRYRLPTADRPYRCWGYPVVPAVYCLLMAAVLANMFMTPEQRSEARIGLGFMGVGVGVYLLAYRWRGE
- a CDS encoding phytanoyl-CoA dioxygenase family protein; amino-acid sequence: MTTLAADGFVLLPAVFDAAAVADVRAACDTALSRHAGDPAILADPTGAVSGARDLFRLWPGAAELARAPALRDALIAALGAGAGVVRGLYFDKPPGHGWALPWHKDYTVAVRAHGPLGRFRKPTTKAGIPHLEAPTELLSRMLTARVHLDDMTDENGPLRVVPGSHRFDRTAADEPRPPVVVHCRAGDVLLMRPLLTHASGHADAATARHRRIVHLECAPAGALEDGYEWREFLDLS